CACAACGGATGGCCGAAACATATCCGCCGGGACCCGAACCTATGATGACTACGTCAAATGAACTCATAATATTGTTAAGATTTGTGTGTTTTTCTTTTGTGGCACAAAACTACAAATTTTATCGTTATGTTAATTTCATATGACAGGCAATTTTTAAGGGATTAAAACGGAATGTTGTGGCAGTAGCTTAACAGGATTTAAAGCCGACCAAATGAAATAAAAACTTCAAATTTCCGACTTTTGACTACTTATGACTTGTTATGACTGTGAATGATAGCTAATGCTATTTACTGACTGCTACTGACTGCTCAATCGTCCATAAGAAATACTTTGTTCGGGTGTTGTTCGGGTTTTGCTCCTAATTTGTTCGCAAAATGGGTGTTTTTTGCGAACAACACCCGAACAACACCCGAACAAAGTCATGTTGAAAAATAGCTTTTTGAAGTAATTTTCCGCTTAAAAAGAGAATGCGGTGGTGTTTTTTACTTCGCCAATCATAAAAGTACTATGGGTACTGCCAATATGCTGCAGTGTGGTTAGCTTGGTGACCATAAATTCACGGTACTCTTCCATGTCTTTGACACATACTTTTAAAATATAATCATAATCACCGCTCACATGGAAACACTCTAAAACCTCTTCCAGCTTTACTACCTGACGCTCAAAATGGGTCAAGAATTCTTTGGAGTGCTGAATTAATTTGATGTGACAAAATACTACAAAACCTTTGTTGATTTTGTTGCGATTAAGCAATACCACATAGTTATCTATTATGCCCTCACGCTCTAACTTTTTAATCCGCTCGTAAACGGCAGTGACCGATAAGCTTAGTTTTGCCGATAGTTGCTTGGTGGTTTGCTTAGCGTCTTGTTGCAGTAGGGTAAGGAGTTTTTTGTCGGTAGCGTCCATGGGTTAATTAGGAATTACGAATTGCGAATTATGAATTACGAAGGGTTGATTTTAGTTTTTTAAACTGAAAAAACAGCGTTATGATTTCAAATATAGAAATTATTACTAGTAATATAGTTAATTATAGATTTTAAATCTGTATTATTCTCTAAATATTGATTAATAGTCAGGATATGGTGAAATTTGTATTACAACAAACTACAATCATTTAAACTATGAATACCACGCCTCAAACTTTAGTTGATTTTAACCCTGCCGATAAGATACAGGACTTACAGTATTTCGGTGAATTTGGAGGAGTGAATCCTTCTATCTCTGATAGTTCTACCTATACCTTTCTTTCGGCCAAAACCATGTTTGACACTTTTGAAGGCAATGCCGAAGGCTGCTATTTGTATTCGCGTCATTCCTCGCCTATGAATTTGTACTTAGGCCAAGCCTTAGCTGCCATGGAAGGTACGGAAAGCGCCAATGTCGCTGCCTCGGGTATGGGAGCTATAACGCCGGTTTTAATGCAATTGTGCAGTGCCGGTGACGAAATTGTATCTAGCCGTACTATATATGGCGGGACTTATGCCTTTATGAAAAACATGTTACCGAAATGGAATATCAAAACCCATTTTGTTGACATCACCAAATTAGATATAGTAGAAGCCGCTATCACACCCAATACCAAAGTATTGTATTGTGAAACGGTTAGCAACCCTTTGCTGGAAGTAGCCGATATTGAAGCCTTAGCCGTTATTGCCAAACGCTATGGTATTAAGTTAGTTGTTGATAATACTTTTTCTCCACTATCGGTTGCTCCGGCAAAATTGGGGGCTGATGTTGTTATACACAGTTTGACCAAGTTTATCAACGGTAGTAGTGATACGGTGGGCGGTGTAGTCTGTGCTTCACAGGAATTTATAAACGATTTAAAGAATGTGAACAATGGTGCCAGTATGCTTTTGGGACCTACTATGGACAGTTTGAGAGCTTCAAGCATCTTGAAAAACCTTCGTACCCTGCATATCAGAATGAAACAACACAGTCATAACGCTATGTATTTGGCTCAGCAGTTCGAAAAAGACGGTTTAAAAATTGTTTATCCGGGCTTGCCAAGCCATCCGAGTCATAAGTTGTACGCCGGTATGATTAATCCGGAATATGGTTTTGGCGGTATGATGACTATGGATGTGGGAACGTTAGACAAAGCCAACGAACTGATGGAGTTGATGCAACACCGTAACTTAGGCTATCTCGCCGTAAGCTTAGGCTTTTATAAAACATTGTTTAGTGCTCCGGGGACTTCCACTTCTTCCGAAATTCCGTTAGAAGAACAAAAGGAAATGGGATTGACTGATGGGTTAATCCGTTTTTCTATCGGGTTAGATAATGATATAGAACGCACCTATCAAATGATGAAACAGTGCATGACCGAATTGAACATGTTATAATTAGTACGCTTAACTTGTTTTTAAAAATCCGCTATAGAAAACTCTTTAGCGGATTTTTTATTGGTAATTGATTGATGATTGTTGCTTTTTATTTCTTCGACAAATAAGCTTCTAATTGTTTAAACGTACCACTAAATCCTTGCTCCATGCTGGCTGTCAGATCAACAAAGGCAGTTACTTGTTCCTCAGTGGCATTTATGGGATGCGCTTTTAGCGTCAGTTTTGTAATGCCATTATGCTCTTCAAAAGTCAGTTGGTTATACACTTCTAACGGAAAATCAATAGGGAAGGGCGATTTACACACATTTCCTTTTTCATCTGCAAAAGAGCTTACATATTCAATAACATCAGGACTACTGATTTTTTTGTATACAAATAAGCCCCACATTACTTGATTATTGCCTTCTAATTTGTAATGAAATTTGCCATTAGGTTCAAAGGATAAAGTCATTTCGGTAATGGGCATTCCGGCCGGACCCCACCATTGCGCTAACGCTTCAGCCTCACTAAAAGCTTTGAAGACGGTTTCTTTATCGGCTTTAATTTCTCGGGTTAGTATGAATTTTTCTTTACTAAGTTCCATATGTTCTGTTATTTAGTTTGCTTTTCAATATAGTCAGGTAACGAAATGGTAAGGATGTGATTCCAGCCTTTTTCAAAGTTTTCTCTGGCTAATCCCGGCTCTGTTACATCAAATGGTACGGTAAACACATGGCTGAAGTGCAGTTCAGTGTTATTCTCATCAATAGGACGTAATTCCCAAGTTACAACCGAAGTGCCTGAGTATCCAACGTATTCCCAGCTGTGCACCAGTTTTTGATTGGGAATAATTTCGAGCATTACTCCACGGTGTTGCCATTGTTTCCCATCGTTATCGCCGGCGTACCAGTCAAACTGACTGCCCGTTTCCAGTTTCCAATCTTCGGTAAAATCGAAATACCATTGTTTTAAATGTTCTCTGTCGGTAATGACTTTCCAGAGCATTGCTGCGGATGCCTTATAAGTCTTGATTAGACTGAGGCTGTTAGTGGTTTTTTCCATACTGTTATTCTTTAAGTTCTCTATAAGTAAGCATCCAGTTGATGCCGTATTGATCGGTTAAACTGCCATAGTAGGCCTCGAAAAACATATCCTCCAATGGCATGGTGATTTTGCCTCCGGTTGATAGGGCTATAAACAAACGCTGGGTTTCTGCTCTGCTTTCGGGCTCCAAATGGATGTGCATATTGTCGCCTTGCACTAATTTAAAACCCATGCTTTCGGGAGCATCGGTAGCCGTTAGTACATGCCCGCCCATGATTTCGAGTTCTACATGCAGGATTAGTTTTTTCTCTTCTTCCGATAGTGGTGGCATGCCTTCATGGCCTTTTATATCGCCCAATCGTTTAAAGCCATCCCCTAAAAAAGTACCTTGAAACACTTCTTTATAAAAAATAAAAGCTACTTCGGTAGTCCCGGGGAAATTCAAGTAAGTGGTAACCCGGGCTTTCTTTGTTGTTTTTAATTCTTGCTGACGGGCAAACTTGGCT
Above is a genomic segment from Flavobacterium phycosphaerae containing:
- a CDS encoding SRPBCC family protein, with the translated sequence MEKTTNSLSLIKTYKASAAMLWKVITDREHLKQWYFDFTEDWKLETGSQFDWYAGDNDGKQWQHRGVMLEIIPNQKLVHSWEYVGYSGTSVVTWELRPIDENNTELHFSHVFTVPFDVTEPGLARENFEKGWNHILTISLPDYIEKQTK
- a CDS encoding SRPBCC family protein, with the protein product MELSKEKFILTREIKADKETVFKAFSEAEALAQWWGPAGMPITEMTLSFEPNGKFHYKLEGNNQVMWGLFVYKKISSPDVIEYVSSFADEKGNVCKSPFPIDFPLEVYNQLTFEEHNGITKLTLKAHPINATEEQVTAFVDLTASMEQGFSGTFKQLEAYLSKK
- a CDS encoding SRPBCC domain-containing protein — encoded protein: MTTTTNDTTDREIVISRLLNAPIELVWEVWTNPDHIKNWWGPDGFSNTISKMQIQPEGEWNLIMHGPDGTDYRNESIFKEIIVHQKLVYEHKTGPKFTATILFESKGNQTQLHWQMLFPTKEELIQTVKTFNAAEGLKQNVTKLEAYLQAKFARQQELKTTKKARVTTYLNFPGTTEVAFIFYKEVFQGTFLGDGFKRLGDIKGHEGMPPLSEEEKKLILHVELEIMGGHVLTATDAPESMGFKLVQGDNMHIHLEPESRAETQRLFIALSTGGKITMPLEDMFFEAYYGSLTDQYGINWMLTYRELKE
- a CDS encoding aminotransferase class I/II-fold pyridoxal phosphate-dependent enzyme, translated to MNTTPQTLVDFNPADKIQDLQYFGEFGGVNPSISDSSTYTFLSAKTMFDTFEGNAEGCYLYSRHSSPMNLYLGQALAAMEGTESANVAASGMGAITPVLMQLCSAGDEIVSSRTIYGGTYAFMKNMLPKWNIKTHFVDITKLDIVEAAITPNTKVLYCETVSNPLLEVADIEALAVIAKRYGIKLVVDNTFSPLSVAPAKLGADVVIHSLTKFINGSSDTVGGVVCASQEFINDLKNVNNGASMLLGPTMDSLRASSILKNLRTLHIRMKQHSHNAMYLAQQFEKDGLKIVYPGLPSHPSHKLYAGMINPEYGFGGMMTMDVGTLDKANELMELMQHRNLGYLAVSLGFYKTLFSAPGTSTSSEIPLEEQKEMGLTDGLIRFSIGLDNDIERTYQMMKQCMTELNML
- a CDS encoding Lrp/AsnC family transcriptional regulator, whose product is MDATDKKLLTLLQQDAKQTTKQLSAKLSLSVTAVYERIKKLEREGIIDNYVVLLNRNKINKGFVVFCHIKLIQHSKEFLTHFERQVVKLEEVLECFHVSGDYDYILKVCVKDMEEYREFMVTKLTTLQHIGSTHSTFMIGEVKNTTAFSF